The uncultured Dysgonomonas sp. genome contains the following window.
AACATAGCGATACGGATACCGTTCTTTATCATCATCAGGGGATAGTATAAATCCCGTTTTTCTTCATTGGCGAAAACCCCTGTGTGCTTCACCTTTATCGAATCAAGTATTGTAATGGTACGCTCCAAACCTTTTTTTCCTTTATCCAGAATATGATTGTTCGACAAGAGAAATATATCGAATCCGGCATCTTTCAATGCGTATGCGTACTCGTCGGGAGAGCCAAACCGGGGATAACCCGTATATCTTTCACCGGGTAACGTGGTTTCCAGATTGACAACCGCGATATCTGCATGTTTGATTTCATCTGTTACATACCGGAAGTATGGAGAATAGTCGTAACCTTCACTTGTCTTCGCTACATCGAGTTGTCCTTTATGTTGCATGGCATCTCCGGCGAAGAGGAAGCTGACTTTTTGTTCTTGTGCAATCGCAGTGCAAGCTAAGAATATTGCGGCAAGAAGAGTGTAGTGTTTTTTCATTTATATAGAATCGGTTATTATCTTCTCCAGAAAGCAGGCATAAATAAAGAAAGTACCGTAAACAGTTCCAGACGGCCTGTTAGCATCAGAAAGCAAAGATACCACTTAGAAACTGTAGGCACATCCGAAAAATGTCCGTTATGCCCTATCTCAGCCAGTCCTCCGCCAACATTTCCTATACAGGAAATAGCAGCGCCCAGTGAATTCTCGAATTCCATACCCGACAAAGACAGGAGCAGGCAACTGATGATGAGTATCCCCAGATAAAGGAATATGAAGGCCAGTACTTTTGTGACAATGTCTATGGATATCACCCGGTCGTTGAGACGGATGGGGAGTATAGCATTCGGGTGTACCTGCCGTTTAAATTCATTGATGGAGTTCTTGAAAAGGATAATGATACGCACTATCTTGATACCGCCCGCAGTGGAACCGGCACATGCCCCGAAAAGCATAAAGATTACTACTACAAACTGATAGAATGCTCCCCAATTCATGAAGTTCTCCGTCGAAAAACAGGTGGTGGTAAGTATAGAAACAACCTGGAACAGAGATGTACGGAATGTTCTTTCCACACCTTCTATCTTTCCCGAGGAATATAGCCCCACAGCGATTATGGATACAAAGATAAGGATGATAAGGACATACCATTTAAACTCTTCATTCCTGAGGAGTTTTTTAGGGTCGCCTTTCATAAAGAAATAGATAAGAGGGAAGTTAATACCGCCTATAAACATAAATATGGTAATAACATACTCTATATAAGCAGAATTCCAGTAAGCGATACTATCCTGTTTAGTAGAAAATCCGGCAGTAGAGATAGTAGTGAAAGCGTGGCAGACAGAGTCAAATATATTCATCGGCCCCAACCACAACAATAGGACAAGTATACCTGTAAGGAATATATAGACCATCCATAGCCGCTTGGCTATCTGAGAGATACGCGGGCGAAAACGGTCATATCCGATCCCTGTAACCTCAGCGTCGTACAACACTGAAGCATTACCTCCCATGGGTAAAATAGTGGCAACAAATACAACGATACCGAGTCCCCCCATCCATTGGGTTATACTTCTCCAAAAAAGCAGGCCTTTGGGCATGCTCTCTATATCGGTAAGTATCGTCGCGCCTGTCGCCGTAAAACCGGATATTGTTTCGAAATAAGCATTGCTGATGCTCGGTATTGCCCCACTAAAGTAGAATGGTAGCATACCAAAGGCAGAAAGAACAATCCATGACATGGCTACCATCAGAAAACTCTCACGTTTTCCTATCGGTTTAACATAGTCCTCGGTACCGGATAGACGAAGGAATACGCCCGCAAAGAAAGTTATCGTTGAACTTATCAAAATCGCATCGCCTGCTATTTCATGCGAGTAGTATGAAACAACAGTTGCGGCCATCATAAACAGAGACTCTATGATGAGTAAGAAACCTATAGTTTTTAATACAAAACGATAATTGAAATTGCTCATTAGATATTGATTAATGGAATAGCTTTTCTGCTTCGCGCAACGAATCTTCGAGACAGAAAACCACTACATGGTCGTAAGGCTCTATCATGGTCTCCCCGTCAATCATCATTGGTTCTCCATTGCGAATCAGTCCTCCCAAAGTCACATTCTTGGGCAATATAATTTTTTTTACTTCTTTCTTGGTTATCCGTGAATTTGGCCGGGCTATTATTTCAGCTACATCGGCGTTAGCTACTGTCAGAGATTTCACATTAGATACATCCGCACTGAGCAGGAAACGGTAAATATTGCTTACGGTAATAAGCTTCTTGTTGATAATACTGCCGATATCCAGATTTTCAGCCATCGAGATATAATCCATATTCTCTATTTCTGCCACTGTTTTTCTCACACCAAAACGTTTTGCTGCCATACAAGCCAGAATATTGGCTTCGGAATTTCCGGTAACAGCAATAAAGGCATCTATATCTTTTATACCTTCCTGTAAAAGGAATTCGGCATTGCGTCCGTCGTTATGGTAGACGGTTACATTCTTCGGCAGTTTTTCCAGCAACTGATAGGATTTTTCCTTATCTGATTCCAGTAGCTTTATATTTGTGGAGTCGGGCAAATACTGGCAAGTACGGATCGCGATGCGGCTGCCGCCCATTATCATCACGTTTTTTACATCAAAGGTAGCTTTACCCGCGATTCTTGGCAATTCGGCAACATTATCTTTGGTGATAGTAAAAAATACGATATCTCCTGCCAGCACCTGATCACTCCCCTTCGGGATAATCGTAATATTTTTTCGCTTGATGGCTACAATATGGAATATCTTATTTTCCTGTCCCAATTCATACAGGTACTTATTTACTAGTTCGGAATTCTCCCGGACTTTAATTCCGGCCAGAATAATATTACCATCGCAGAGTTCTATCCACTGGCGTACCCACGGACGCTTCAGTGCTGAAACAATTTCTTTGGCAGCCAACATTTCCGGATAGACCATCGAATTCACCCCCAGCTTCCCAAAGAACTCTTTATTTTTTGGTAAAAGATATTCATAATTATCTATCCGGGCGAATGTTTTCTTTGCTCCCATATTCGAAGCCAGCATACAGGCAGTGATATTCACAGACTCATCGGGTGTGACCGCTATGAACAGATCGGCTTCTTCAACATCCACTTCTGTGAGGTCTTTCAGTGATGTGCATGATCCGGCCATAGTCATCATTTCCAAATTTGTATTTGAAAAATTGAGCTTATCCTTATCGGTATCCATCAGTACAATATCCTGATTTTCTACCGATAGTAGTTTTGCCAAATGTGTACCCACTGCTCCTGCTCCTGCGATTACAATTCTCATAGACATATTATCTATTTAAAGTCTCATACCTGTTTGACCCGCCTTCGCGTCGTCGATTGCTAATTGTTACTTTTTTATTTATAACAACAAGAGTTAGTTATAATAAAATTGCATTAAATTCTTTCTCTTACTTATATATATCCTCATGTTGCTGAGGTACGACATTATACCGGATTAATGTTTCATGCATACGTTTTGCCAAGCCCGGGGCATCTATTTCACAAAGCTTATTCAACTCTTTTATTGAACCATGAGTTACAAACTCGTCAGGCAAACCTACACGTGTAACATTTATATTATGATAGTTATTCTCCGAAAAATATTCAAGCACAGCACTGCCCAACCCTCCGGTTTCGACGCCATTCTCTATGGTCATAACATTCTCATAGTTCTCGGCTACTTCTTTCAGTAATGCTTTATCTATTGGTTTCAGGAATATCATATCGTAATGGGCAATGGAATATCCCTCACCTTCTATCACAGCTATAGCTTCTCTGGCCGCATTCCCTATAGGTCCTATCGTGAGAACTGCGAGGTCTTTACCGTTTTTCAGTTTTCGACCTTTACCTATTTCCTGCTTCTCCATCTCACATTCCCAATCGCATAATACGCCCTGCCCTCTCGGGTAACGGATGACGAATGGCCCATCATAACCATAAGCTGCCGTAAACATCAAATGGCGAAGATAATGCTCATTGTATGGCGAGGCAATCACAAGATTCGGAATACAACGCATATATGCAAGATCAAATGCTCCATGATGGGTAGGCCCATCTTCTCCTACCAGACCGGCTCTGTCGAGACACATTACCATATGCAGATTTTGCAAGGCAACATCGTGTATCACCTGATCATAAGCCCGCTGCATAAAAGAAGAGTATATATTACAAAAAGGCAGAAGACCTTCTTTTGCCAGTCCGGCCGAATAAGTTACAGCATGTGCTTCGGCAATGCCGACGTCGAAAGCCCTGTCGGGAAACTCCTTCATCATATACGTCATGGAGGAACCTGTCGGCATGGCCGGTGTAATACCTACTATTTTTTCATCCTGCTGCGCCAGTTCTACAAGTGTATGACCGAATACATCCTGGAATAACTGAGGTTGATTTTTCGATTTCACGATAATCCGTTCCCCGGTTTCTTTATCAAACTTCCCGGGTGCATGCCATACAGTAGCTGATACTTCGGCAGGTTTGAAACCCTTACCTTTTACAGTATGTATATGCAACATCTTAGGGCCTTTCAGATCCTTGATATTTTGTAAGATACGGATCAAACCACGCAAATCATGTCCGTCTACAGGGCCAAAATAGCGGATATTAAATCCTTCAAAAAGATTATGCTGTTTAGTCAGCAATGACTTCAGACTGTTATTAAAGCGGAGGATAAAGTTTTTACCTTTCTCCGTGATCAGGTTCCCTTTCTTAAATTTCTGATAAACATCGTTCCTCACACGGTTATAAGCCGGGGAGGTCGTCATTTTCACCAGATAATCGCGTATCCCACCCACATTATCATCGATAGCCATATCATTATCGTTAAGGATAATAAGTATATCGTTAGGCTGAGAATTTGCATTATTCAGTGCCTCAAAAGCCAATCCTCCGGTCATGGAACCATCACCGATAACTGCTACAACGTGCCTGTCCTCTTTTTTCAGGGCCGAAGCCACAGCCATACCCAGTGCCGCTGAAATGGAATTGGATGCGTGCCCGGCAATAAATGCATCGTATTCGCTTTCTTTCGGATTGGGGAATCCGGCTAAGCCGCCAAACTGTCGGTTGGTATGAAATCTATCTTTTCTCCCTGTGAGTATTTTATGGCTATAAGCCTGATGTCCGACATCCCAAACGATGCGGTCGTATGGGGTATTATATACATAGTGGAGGGCTACGGTTAACTCTACTGTACCTAGACTGGACCCGAAATGCCCCGGATTATTGCTTAGTTGGTCGATAATAAAATTCCTCAAATCGGAGCAAAGAGTTTCCAACTCTTCGATGCTCAGGTTTTTCATATCGGAGGGGTAATTTATCTTCTCTAGTATTGATATATCGTTTTGTTCACTCATAATAGTTTTCTTCAAATATAGAACCGCCCTTTTTTATGGGTATAATAAACAGGCAAATATATAAAACAAATAGCATTTATATGTTAAGTTGCATGTAATTTAACCTGTTGAGGCAGACACTTTTTACATACCGTAAGAAAAGGAGTGCTTCAGACAGAGCATTTTAAAGATCAATCTCCGACAAGCAGATTATTTGTTAATTAAATTAACACGACAAACCATTCAACCTTTACAAATAGATAAACCCTACGGAAAATAATATATCCATCAATCCCTATTTATTGTGATAATTATATAAAATTATCATTATTTTTTGCGATTGCCAGCCTAAGCAATAATCAGGACCTTTGCCCTCGATTATATTTATCTATTCACACATATACAAAATATATAATAACTATGAGGAAAATTATTTTTCTAAGCCTATTACTTATTCTCAATATATCATTTGTTGTTGCACAGACAATAAAGGGAAGAGTACTTGATGATAATGGACAACCTTTAGCTTCGGCTACTGTTGTTATTAAAGAATTGCAAAAAGGAGTATCCACTGATAATGAAGGAAAATTCAGATTTGTACGTCTACCAAAAAGAGAACTTACTGTAGAGGTGAGTTTTGTAGGTTATAACAATAATGAAAAAAAGGTAAATCTTTCTGATGATCAGGAAATACATCTTCAATTTAACATGGTGCCAAATACCAATCTGAATGAAGTGGAAGTATTCGGTGAACGATATAAACAACCTGAAAAGCTGGATGCGATTACACGTATGCCGCTTCGCCCAAGCGAACAGATACAAAGTATATCGGTTATTTCGGATAAAGTGATAGCCGAACAAGGTGCATTGACCGTAACCGAGGCAATACGAAATGTTCCGGGTGTTATTCTTTTCGGCTCATACGGTGGAGTAAAAGAAAGCTTCTCCAGCAGAGGATTTAGAGGCATTCCGGTTTTGAAAAACGGGGTTAGAACAGATTCTCAGTTTCAGACTGCATCGATCCTTACCGACATGCAAGGTGTAGAAAGCATTCAGATGATAAAAGGCTCTGCAGCGATTACACAAGGAGTGATTACCGATATAGGAAATGCAGGAGGCGTGATCAATGTTGTAACAAAGACACCTAAGTTTGTAAACGGAGGAGAGGTTGGCGTACGTGCAGGCAGTTGGGGACAGTTTCGCCCTACATTCGACGTACAGTCTGTACTGGATAAAGGGAAGACTGTTGCTTTCAGATTGAATGGCGCTTATGAGCGTTCGGATAATTATCGCCCGATCGTTTCCTTGAACAAAGTGTATATCAATCCATCTTTGGAATGGAGACCTGATGAAAAAACCACAGTAACTCTCGAGATGGATTATATGAATGATGACAGAACTCCGGTTTCGAGTGCAATAAATCTAGCCGACGGCGGTACAGAAGCGATGTACGAGATACCTCACGATAAGTTCCTTGGCACCAAGGCAGATAATATAAACACAAAAACACTTACATATGCAGCTCGCATAACACGCCAGATTGCGGACAAAGTGAGCGTTAGGGCTGCCTATTTCGGATCTTCTTACAAATTTGATAATTTGAATACATCTATTGGAACAAAAGCTATTAAGGATGATTATAATGTAAGAGGTAGATCATTGACAAGAAACATGAGAGATGACAAGAATTCAACATTCCAGCTGGACCTGGTAGGTAAAGACATCTATACAGGAAGTATTAAACACACATTCCAGCTAGGTTTCGACTATAGAACAGCGGATGTATCCACCACCAGCTATTCGTCTTATCCGTTAGGAAATATAGATATTGTAAATTCTCCTTCTATACCAAATGATATAAGCCAGGACTCCATCATAAAATATATAAAACCAAACACTCCTGTTGATACATACTATTCTACATATGGCATTATGGCTCAGGAGGTAATGACTATAAACGATTACGTAAAAGCAATTTTGGGACTTCGCTACAGTTCTATCTCTACGAATAATACCGGTGGTGGTGTAACTACAGAAGATGCATGGAACCCGATGGTAGGAGTAATGGTTACTCCTTTAAAAAACATGAATTTATTCGGCTCATATACAACTAGTACCAATCTTAGAAATGCAGCAAACATCCTGGAAGATAGAGTAACCCTTGCAGGTCCTGCGACAACAAAACAATGGGAGTTCGGTATTAAATCAGACTGGCTGAATGAAAGATTGCGCTTTAACTTTACGTATTTTGATATACTTACCGATAATCTTACCAATTCGGAATATGAATATAATGAAGAAACAGGGAATCAGGTAACTACAGGCTACTATTACAAAGCAGGAGACCTGAAGAGAAATGGGATAGAAGTGGAATTAAGCGGACGTATACTTACCAATTTACAGGTGATGCTGGGATACTCATACACGAATGCCAAATACAAGAACAGTCCGTCATACGAAGAAGGGTCTGCTCCTATAAATGCAGCTAAACATACGGCAAACGGATGGGTATACTACACTTTGGACAGAAGTCCGCTGAAAGGTTTATCTATTGGCCTTGGCGCCTACTATGTAGGCAAGCGTCCTGTGGATGACTTCTCGCTGAAACCAAATGGACATGAAGGCACGCTTACCGGGACAAAACCGTTCGATATGCCGGCCTATACAACCGTGAATGCTCAGTTGGCTTATACTTACGGCAAGGTGACTACCCGTGTGTTCTTCAACAATATATTTGATGAGGTAGGATATAATTCATACTTCCGTGGAGGCTTTATCAACCAGATAGACCCGCGTAATTTTGCAGCAGTGGTTTCGTACCGTTTCTAAGACGAATCACCATTTATGATTACGGGACAATAAGAAAATCATTATTTATTGGGATTGCAGGTTGTTACAATTAGTCCGAAATTTGCAGAGATGATAGTTGATTTAATCTGCTTCAATTCTCAAAAAGATATAGATTAAAGAATTACTTAACTTTGATGATAGTTGTTCCGATGAATTGTTTGATAGTCAATCCATCGGAACTTTTTTTTAGAATACAGAAATACATTTATGCGTAAATTTCTCAAACAGCTACACAAATGGCTTTCGATTCCGGTGGGAATCATTATTACAATAGTTTGTCTTACCGGAGCAATACTTGTATTTCAGGATGAAATACTTCAACTTTCAAATCCTTCTCATTATTTTGTAAAAGAGGTAAAAGGCAACCCTATACCATTGGATGAACTGATACCAATGGTAAATGCTCAACTAGACAGTAATACTGTGGCCAGTGTACAAATACTGGACAATCCGGAGCGCACCTACACAATGACTCTCAAAGAAGGTTTCCGTATATCAGCCTTTGTTAACCAATATACAGGTGAAGTAACCGGAATGTATAAATTCAGGGAAAGCCCGTTCTTTACCATTATGTCGCTTCACCGTTGGTTATTGGACGGCGGACGCACATGGGGAAAATATACAGTAGGTATTTCTACTCTGATATTCGTATTTATTCTTATCAGCGGTTTTATAGTATGGATGCCCCGGCGACTAAATAAGAGCCGTTTCAAAATTCAGTTTCGTAAAGGAGGGAAGCGTCTATGGTACGACCTGCACAATGTGCTTGGAGCGTACGCCTGCCTCGTATTACTGATATGTGCCCTTACAGGAATGGTGTGGTCTTTCGAGTGGTACAGAAACGGAGTATTCAAGTTGTTTGGAGTGGAAGCACCCAAGGAACATGGACACGGAGGGGGCAACCGCGGAGGCGGAGGAAGAGGTAAGGAAGGCAAAAAAGAAGAACTGAATATAGCAAACTGGCAAACAGTATTCAATACATTAAAAGCAGCCAATCCGGATTATGAATATATCCGTGTGCAGGACAAATCAGCAACAGTACATTTAAAGTCATCCGTCACATCGCGTGCCACTGATAAGTATGACTTCGATAAAAACACCGGAGAGATAACAAAAATCACTCTGTTTAAAGATCAGGAAGGAACAACCAAAGTGTGGGCATGGGTATATAGCCTGCATGTAGGGAATTACTGGGGCATCTGGTCGAAAATATTCACTTGTTTCTTTTCTCTAGTGGGCGCAAGCCTACCCATTACAGGCTATTACATCTTCTTCGCAAAGAGAAGGGAAAGAGCTAAAGTAAGAGCAAGAAAAGAAATACGCAAAAGTTAATTAACGTTTGAGCGTTATCTCACGGGTAAAAAACAGTATCTTTGTCTGACCTATTTAATCAAAAACAATAAAGTCAGAACCCATGATTAACGAACAACAAAAATTGTATCTGAAAGGTACGGTGATACTACTTCTGTTTATGGTATCATCTACAAATTTCAAAGCACAACAGTTAACTAACTTATGGACGGGACTCCGCCAACATCAGCCTCAATCGGAATTACCGAAGGGCAATGCTTCATTTCAGGAAGCAAAAAGAATTGCAAAAGAAAACTTACCTACTAAGTTAATCCCAACCCAAGAGGGAGAATGGATTATTACTCAGGGCTGGGAAATGACCGACGGAGCAACGGCAATTGAATCCGGAAAGTCAATCTTCGATCCGCAACTGAATACGGCAACATGGTACAACGCCACTGTTCCCGGCACAGTACTTACCACATTGGTAAATCAGGGAGTCTATCCCGATCCGTTTTTCGGATTGAATAATATGAATATCCCCGATTCGCTGAGCCGTACCGATTGGTGGTACAGATGCAAATTTACTATTCCGCAAGATATTGCCGACAGGCAATTGCACCTCCTCTTCAATGGTATAAATTACCGTGCAGAAGTGTATCTGAACGGAAAAAGGCTGGGTAGTATAAAAGGAGCTTTCATTCGTGGCGAATTTGATGTAACAAATATCGTAAACCCGAATTCGGAAAATATACTGGCCGTTCACATCCTTCCTCCCAATAATCCGGGAATACCTCACGAGCAATCGATGATTGCCGGACAAGGTTTGAACGGAGGAGTACTCAGCACAGACGGGCCAACGTTCATATCTTCTATCGGCTGGGACTGGATTCCGGGTATTCGCGACCGTAATACGGGTATCTGGCAGGATGTAAGGCTCAGATCGAGCGGTGATGTATTGATCGGCGATCCGTTGGTGACAACAGATATTCTCCTACCTGATACTACCCAAGCAAAAATAACTATCCGTACCAATATCCGTAATATAAGTTCAAAAACAATAAACGGTACGCTCTCTGCCGAAATAGAAAACATCAATATCAGCATCCCTTATTCGCTGAAAGCTAATGAGGAAAAAGCATTGGTTTTCAGCCCGGAGGAGTATAAGGAACTGAATATAAAGAATCCCCGCCTGTGGTGGCCGAATGGCTACGGCAACCCGGAATTATATGATATGAAACTAACTGCCCGGACAAATAGCAGTACCTCGGACACCAAGAAAGTACGTTTCGGCATCCGTGAGATGTCATATGAACTGATGGTGAGTGATAATAACCAAAATAAAAGGGTGCTTTATACGCCAAACTCAACAACAAATAAAGGAAACCCTATATTCGATTATGAAAAAAGGGCTTTCTTTACCAAAGATAATCAACTGCCTACAATTACCAAAGGCGCAGACGTATCCGGATTGGAAACATTGCCAGCCGACGACCCCATTGGCCCTTTCCTTGCAATCAGGGTAAACGGAATGAGGATATTCTGTCGTGGCGGTAACTGGGGAATGGACGACGGCATGAAACGGGTATCGAGGGAGCGTATAGAGCCATATGTACGTTTGCATCGTGATGCCAATTTCAATATTATCCGCAACTGGACAGGAGAATCGACCGAAGAAGTATTTTATAGTCTTTGTGATGAATACGGCATGCTGGTTTGGAACGACTTCTGGATTACCACAGACGATACTGTGGAGCCAAGCGACTTCGACCTGTTTGTTAAGAATGCTACTGATGTAGTACGCCGTTACCGCAATCATCCGTCTATCGCTATCTGGTGTCCGCGCAATGAAGGCTTTGCCCCGGAAGGAATGAGCGAAATGCTAACAAAAATGGTCGCAAAAGAAGACCCTACCCGTCATTATCATGGTCAGTCCCGTTTTCTGAATATGGGAACAAGTGGCCCGTGGGGATACTTTAAAGACCCGTCACTCTATTATACCCAAAACGCAAAAGGCTTTAATACCGAGATGGGTAGTTATGCCATCCCTACAGCAAATACGATTCGCAAATTCATAGCCCCGGAAGATCAATGGCCGATAAATGATGTATGGGCATACCACGACCTGCATCACACAACCCAGAACTTCGGAGACTTTATGAATGCAGTAAACCGTTATGGAGAAGCCGACAGCATGGAGGATTTTGTACGCAAATCGCAATTCGTCACATACGATGCATGGCGCAATATGCTCGAAGCGTGGAATAGCAAAATGTGGAACAATACGACAGGCCTTGTACTATGGATGAGCCATCCGGCATGGCCGAGTATGATCTGGCAAACATACACTTACGATTATGAAACTCCGGGCTCATATTTCGGAGCAAAGAAGGCTTGCGAACCGGTACATATACAGATGAATCTACCGGATAATGATGTGATGATTATTAATACGACATTACACGATTATAAATCGGTGACAGCTAGTATCAGGTATATAAGCCTGCAAGGGAAAGTGTTGTATAAAAAAGACATAAAACTGGATGCTAAAGCAAACTCATCCTCTAAGTGTTTTGTTCCTGAAAATGTGAATAGTTTGCCTAAGCTATATCTGGCCCGTTTAGAGATGAAAGATGTAAAAAGAAAAACGATTTCGACAAATGACTATTGGATGACTGACGGCAATAATGATTCATACAAGGACATGAACACGCTGCCTGCTGTAGATGTAGTTGTAAAAGCTATAAACACTAAAGGCAAAACATTGGTAGAGGTATCAAATCCATCAAAAGTATTGGTCGCCGCCCTAAAGCTGAATGCAGTAGATAAAAACACAAATGAGATACTGCTTCCGGCGTATTTCTCTGATGGCTATATCAATTTATTGCCCGGAGAGAAGAGAACCGTAGAATTGACATTGCCTCAGCATTTAACGGGTAACTATAAGGTTATAGCCGAAGGGTATAATGCCAAAAGCAAGTAACGTATAAAGACTTTTATACAGAAAGATTTGTAACCGTATTTGTATGACAAAAATGCGGTTACTTTTTATAAAAAGCCGCTATCAGTATAGTTGCTTATATTAATCAGTAGTTAAGTTTTAACGTTCGATTTTTTCTAACGCACCTGTCGGCTTGTTTTTCATTTTGCCTTGATGCAAAACGAAACAAAAAATCAAGGCTGCATCCCTCCGGCGACCCAAAACCGCAACTCCGGTGGGGCAAAATAATACGGAATCATCTTTAGCCGGATTATCAGCCGTGTATAACAGCAGCCGTA
Protein-coding sequences here:
- a CDS encoding sugar-binding domain-containing protein, which gives rise to MINEQQKLYLKGTVILLLFMVSSTNFKAQQLTNLWTGLRQHQPQSELPKGNASFQEAKRIAKENLPTKLIPTQEGEWIITQGWEMTDGATAIESGKSIFDPQLNTATWYNATVPGTVLTTLVNQGVYPDPFFGLNNMNIPDSLSRTDWWYRCKFTIPQDIADRQLHLLFNGINYRAEVYLNGKRLGSIKGAFIRGEFDVTNIVNPNSENILAVHILPPNNPGIPHEQSMIAGQGLNGGVLSTDGPTFISSIGWDWIPGIRDRNTGIWQDVRLRSSGDVLIGDPLVTTDILLPDTTQAKITIRTNIRNISSKTINGTLSAEIENINISIPYSLKANEEKALVFSPEEYKELNIKNPRLWWPNGYGNPELYDMKLTARTNSSTSDTKKVRFGIREMSYELMVSDNNQNKRVLYTPNSTTNKGNPIFDYEKRAFFTKDNQLPTITKGADVSGLETLPADDPIGPFLAIRVNGMRIFCRGGNWGMDDGMKRVSRERIEPYVRLHRDANFNIIRNWTGESTEEVFYSLCDEYGMLVWNDFWITTDDTVEPSDFDLFVKNATDVVRRYRNHPSIAIWCPRNEGFAPEGMSEMLTKMVAKEDPTRHYHGQSRFLNMGTSGPWGYFKDPSLYYTQNAKGFNTEMGSYAIPTANTIRKFIAPEDQWPINDVWAYHDLHHTTQNFGDFMNAVNRYGEADSMEDFVRKSQFVTYDAWRNMLEAWNSKMWNNTTGLVLWMSHPAWPSMIWQTYTYDYETPGSYFGAKKACEPVHIQMNLPDNDVMIINTTLHDYKSVTASIRYISLQGKVLYKKDIKLDAKANSSSKCFVPENVNSLPKLYLARLEMKDVKRKTISTNDYWMTDGNNDSYKDMNTLPAVDVVVKAINTKGKTLVEVSNPSKVLVAALKLNAVDKNTNEILLPAYFSDGYINLLPGEKRTVELTLPQHLTGNYKVIAEGYNAKSK